The following proteins come from a genomic window of Rhodohalobacter sp. 614A:
- a CDS encoding efflux RND transporter permease subunit, whose translation MTNSIIRFFLENKLVAVLLLLVLTGWGIATAPFDWNLNSIPRDPVPVDAIPNLGENQQIVYTEWPGQSPQDVEDQITYPLTTQLLTVPGVRTVRSTSMTGLSSIYVIFEEDVEFYWSRSRILEKINALPAGTLPGNVQPALGPDATALGQVYWYTLEGRDENGNPTGGWDPQELRSIQDFYVGYGLSGAQGVAEVSSIGGFVREYQVDVDPNKMKVYNVTLADVFEAVRKSNVETGARTLELNNAEYLVRGLGYIKNIDDLESAVVKVVDNTPIRIQDVAFVTMGPAQRRGALDKAGAEAVGGVVVARQNANPQQVIDNVKNKIDEISSGLPSKTLSDGTTSKVTIVPFYDRSELIGETLGTLEEALTLEILITIIVIVIMVLNLRTSILISTMLPLAVLMCFIGMKYFGVDANIVALSGIAIAIGTIVDMGVILSENMLRHMEDMNEDESLLEVIYNATVEVASAVITAVTTTIVSFLPVFTMIAAEGKLFKPLAYTKTFALISSIIIAITLIPPFAHWFFGFKINSRKIKIGWNGLLVAGGFLLMLTLSGWAGFLILGFGLINGASLFLDENYQNRVPLLNNILAVVVVTWLLTEYWLPFGPSVSFAGNMIFIIFLIGTILFSFWLIITYYQKLIIWCLDHKKAFLAIPTTFVVLGMMIWLGFASVFGFVATGFDTVGVNIRTTSLWSSATNTFPGLGEEFMPALDEGAFLLMPTTMPHAGVEEAMDVMQKIDMSVASIPEVETVVGKMGRTNSALDPAPISMFENVILYTSEYKTNENGRRIRYRVDDNDEFVRDENGELIPDSGGEYYRQWRDDIQSPDDIWNEIVEASRIPGTTSAPKLQPIQTRLVMLQSGMRAPMGVKVKGDNLQTIESFGLQLEEVLRQVPGVNASSVFAERIVGKPYLEINWNRNELARYGLSMQDVQHFVTAGIGGMPVSTSVEGRERYPIRVRFARELRGDPESISELLVPTKTGTQIPLGQLAKIDYRQGPQAIKSEDTFLVGYVIFDKQDSFAEVEVVENARTVIQDRIDSGDLTVPAGISFEFAGNYENQVRAAKRLGIILPIALVVIFLIMYFQFRSVATTGMIFTSIFVAWAGGFLMIWLYSQGWFLNFELFGQNLRDVFQMGTVNLSVAVWVGFIALFGIAADGGVVMATYLDQLYDRQRPSNTKELRKVVVEASSRRIRPTLMTTATTILALLPVLTSTGRGSDIMVPMAIPSVGGMLLQIITLFVVPVLYFIWKEFQLKRSVK comes from the coding sequence ATGACGAATTCAATCATTCGTTTTTTTCTTGAAAATAAACTTGTGGCTGTACTGCTTTTGCTGGTACTAACCGGATGGGGAATTGCCACAGCTCCATTTGACTGGAATCTCAATTCCATCCCGCGCGATCCGGTTCCGGTGGATGCCATTCCAAACCTCGGCGAAAACCAACAAATTGTTTATACCGAATGGCCGGGACAATCACCGCAGGATGTGGAAGATCAAATTACGTATCCGCTTACAACTCAACTTTTAACCGTGCCCGGCGTTCGAACGGTTCGAAGTACATCTATGACAGGGCTCTCCAGCATCTATGTGATTTTTGAAGAGGATGTGGAATTTTACTGGAGCCGCTCACGCATCCTCGAAAAAATAAATGCACTTCCCGCAGGCACACTTCCTGGCAATGTTCAACCGGCATTGGGACCTGATGCTACTGCTCTCGGTCAGGTGTATTGGTACACGCTTGAAGGCCGTGACGAAAACGGAAATCCAACCGGCGGCTGGGATCCTCAGGAACTCCGATCCATCCAGGATTTTTATGTGGGATATGGACTTTCTGGTGCACAGGGAGTGGCAGAGGTCTCATCCATTGGCGGTTTCGTTCGCGAATACCAGGTGGATGTGGATCCCAATAAAATGAAGGTTTATAACGTCACTCTTGCAGACGTTTTTGAAGCCGTTCGCAAAAGTAATGTGGAAACAGGTGCCCGAACGCTTGAGTTGAACAACGCCGAATACCTCGTCCGCGGACTGGGTTATATCAAAAATATCGACGACCTGGAATCGGCCGTTGTAAAAGTGGTGGATAACACGCCCATTCGAATCCAGGATGTGGCTTTCGTCACGATGGGCCCCGCACAACGACGTGGTGCTCTGGATAAAGCGGGAGCTGAAGCTGTTGGTGGCGTGGTAGTTGCACGCCAAAATGCCAATCCCCAGCAGGTAATTGACAATGTAAAAAACAAAATTGATGAAATTTCATCCGGCCTTCCATCCAAGACGTTGTCCGACGGAACCACCTCAAAAGTAACCATTGTTCCTTTTTACGACCGGTCTGAACTGATTGGCGAAACGCTCGGAACCCTGGAGGAAGCCCTCACTCTCGAAATCTTGATTACTATTATCGTGATTGTCATCATGGTTCTGAATCTTCGGACTTCCATTTTGATCTCCACCATGCTTCCACTCGCGGTTTTGATGTGCTTTATCGGCATGAAATATTTCGGAGTGGATGCCAATATTGTGGCACTTTCCGGAATTGCGATTGCCATCGGTACCATTGTGGATATGGGTGTAATTCTGTCTGAAAATATGCTCCGCCATATGGAGGATATGAATGAGGATGAATCACTCCTCGAAGTGATTTACAACGCCACAGTTGAAGTTGCGTCTGCTGTGATTACAGCCGTAACCACTACGATTGTCAGTTTTCTGCCGGTCTTTACCATGATCGCCGCCGAGGGAAAACTTTTCAAACCGCTGGCCTATACCAAAACATTTGCCCTGATCTCATCCATCATCATTGCAATTACCCTCATTCCTCCTTTTGCCCACTGGTTTTTTGGGTTTAAAATTAACAGCCGAAAAATCAAAATAGGCTGGAATGGATTGCTTGTAGCGGGTGGATTTCTTTTGATGCTTACCCTTTCGGGCTGGGCTGGATTTCTGATTTTAGGTTTTGGTTTGATCAACGGAGCTTCTCTCTTTTTAGATGAGAATTATCAGAATAGAGTTCCACTGTTGAATAACATTCTTGCAGTAGTGGTCGTCACCTGGCTTTTAACTGAATACTGGCTTCCATTTGGCCCATCTGTTTCTTTTGCCGGAAATATGATTTTTATCATATTCTTAATTGGTACCATTCTCTTCAGTTTCTGGCTCATCATCACCTATTATCAAAAACTGATTATCTGGTGCCTGGATCATAAAAAAGCTTTTCTTGCCATCCCAACAACGTTTGTTGTTTTGGGGATGATGATCTGGCTGGGATTTGCCTCCGTGTTTGGATTTGTAGCAACCGGATTTGATACGGTTGGCGTGAACATTCGAACGACCTCCCTCTGGTCCTCTGCAACAAATACATTCCCGGGTTTGGGCGAAGAATTTATGCCCGCTTTGGATGAAGGAGCTTTCCTGCTGATGCCCACAACCATGCCTCATGCCGGGGTTGAAGAAGCCATGGATGTCATGCAAAAAATTGATATGTCAGTCGCTTCCATTCCAGAAGTGGAAACTGTGGTGGGCAAAATGGGACGCACGAACTCTGCTCTCGACCCCGCTCCCATCTCGATGTTTGAAAATGTAATCTTGTATACATCAGAATATAAAACAAACGAAAACGGCCGGCGAATTCGCTATCGGGTGGATGACAATGATGAATTTGTCCGCGATGAAAATGGAGAATTAATTCCGGATTCCGGCGGAGAATACTATCGCCAATGGCGTGATGATATTCAGTCACCCGACGATATCTGGAATGAAATTGTTGAAGCCTCCCGAATTCCGGGGACTACTTCTGCGCCAAAACTTCAACCCATTCAAACGCGGCTGGTGATGCTTCAATCCGGAATGCGCGCACCTATGGGTGTAAAAGTGAAAGGTGATAATCTACAAACGATTGAATCCTTCGGACTTCAACTGGAAGAAGTCCTTCGGCAGGTTCCGGGAGTGAATGCTTCTTCTGTGTTTGCAGAGCGCATTGTCGGAAAACCTTATCTCGAAATAAACTGGAACCGAAATGAACTGGCACGGTACGGACTCTCCATGCAGGATGTACAGCATTTTGTAACAGCCGGAATTGGTGGAATGCCCGTCTCCACTTCTGTTGAAGGACGCGAGCGATATCCCATCCGTGTACGGTTTGCCCGCGAGTTGAGAGGCGATCCAGAATCGATTTCTGAACTTCTCGTTCCAACAAAAACCGGCACGCAAATCCCATTGGGACAACTTGCTAAGATCGATTACCGCCAGGGACCTCAGGCCATCAAAAGTGAAGACACCTTCCTGGTTGGCTATGTGATTTTTGATAAACAGGACTCCTTCGCTGAAGTAGAAGTTGTAGAAAATGCGCGGACTGTTATCCAGGATCGAATCGATTCAGGTGATCTCACTGTTCCGGCCGGAATCAGTTTTGAGTTTGCCGGGAATTACGAAAATCAGGTTCGGGCTGCGAAACGTCTCGGCATTATTTTACCGATTGCCCTGGTCGTTATATTCTTGATTATGTACTTCCAATTCCGGTCTGTTGCTACAACAGGCATGATTTTTACCAGCATTTTTGTAGCCTGGGCCGGCGGTTTTTTGATGATTTGGCTTTACAGCCAGGGATGGTTTTTAAACTTCGAATTATTCGGACAAAACCTGAGAGATGTCTTTCAGATGGGAACCGTAAATCTAAGTGTGGCTGTGTGGGTCGGATTCATCGCCCTCTTTGGAATTGCGGCAGACGGCGGTGTGGTAATGGCCACTTATCTCGATCAACTGTATGACAGACAGCGTCCTTCAAATACAAAAGAGTTACGGAAAGTAGTTGTTGAAGCGAGCTCAAGAAGAATCCGCCCGACGCTTATGACCACCGCCACAACCATCCTCGCCCTGCTGCCGGTTTTAACATCCACCGGACGTGGTTCCGATATCATGGTGCCCATGGCGATACCAAGTGTAGGCGGCATGTTACTGCAGATCATTACCCTGTTTGTGGTGCCTGTACTCTACTTCATCTGGAAAGAATTTCAACTAAAACGGAGTGTGAAATGA